The uncultured Paludibaculum sp. sequence CGGCCATGATGGCCCTCTTCATCGTCCTCTGGCTGCTGAACTCCAACCAGAAGATTCAGAAGGCCGTCGGCGGCTACTTCAACGACCCCAAAGGCCAGGGCAAGATGGTCGGCAGCACGAAATCGGCCAGCGGGGAAGGCATGTCGGTCAGCAAGGAAGACATGGCCAACCTGAAGCAGCGCATCGAGGCCGCGATGAAGAAAGAGATCAAGGACTTCGACAAGCTGCGCGAGTTCGTCGAGATCACCGTCACCGAAGAGGGGCTGCGCGTGGAGCTGATGGAGTCGGCCAAAAGCACCTTCTTTGAACGCGGCCGCCCGGAGCCCACCAGCGACGGCAAAGAGGTGCTCACCATGCTGGCATCGCAGTTGGCGCACCTCAAGAATAGACTCGTGATCGAAGGCCACACCGATGCCAAGCCCTTCGGGACCCCGGACGGCTACTGCAATTGGGAGCTGTCCAGCGACCGCGCCAATGCCGCGCGCCGCTTGATGGTCTCTCAAGGTGTCAACCCCCACCAGATCGCGCAGGTAAGAGGCTTCGCCGACCAGCGGCTACGCAACAAACAGGAGCCCGAGGCGGACTCCAACCGCCGCGTCTCGGTTATTGTCCGCTTTGAGGACGACCTGGGCCCGGATCCCGCCAAGGCCGCGCAAGGCCATCCGGAGCCGAAGGCCGAAGG is a genomic window containing:
- a CDS encoding flagellar motor protein MotB, giving the protein MPADSQQPIIVIKKITHGGHHGGAWKVAYADFVTAMMALFIVLWLLNSNQKIQKAVGGYFNDPKGQGKMVGSTKSASGEGMSVSKEDMANLKQRIEAAMKKEIKDFDKLREFVEITVTEEGLRVELMESAKSTFFERGRPEPTSDGKEVLTMLASQLAHLKNRLVIEGHTDAKPFGTPDGYCNWELSSDRANAARRLMVSQGVNPHQIAQVRGFADQRLRNKQEPEADSNRRVSVIVRFEDDLGPDPAKAAQGHPEPKAEGGHH